The Providencia rettgeri genome includes a window with the following:
- a CDS encoding enhanced serine sensitivity protein SseB, which yields MSQQSNNNSSTQETEIQFTELTVPKGSSLKLSVLEEQPQAIVDALSEFFKQHKVVRRGFMVSAVESDNTEETPILMIALEFTAGAENIDSIIHEAGTLACEFLADDESIDFCVVNENEQGVSHFITQHIQPFYQRRLGSFLRDTIPVKNT from the coding sequence ATGTCGCAGCAATCGAATAATAACAGTTCCACCCAAGAAACTGAGATCCAATTTACTGAGTTAACCGTACCGAAAGGCTCATCACTTAAATTAAGTGTGTTAGAAGAACAGCCGCAGGCTATTGTTGATGCGCTTAGCGAATTTTTTAAACAACACAAAGTCGTGAGACGCGGTTTTATGGTCTCCGCAGTAGAGAGTGATAACACTGAAGAAACGCCAATATTAATGATAGCGTTAGAGTTTACTGCAGGGGCAGAAAATATTGATTCCATTATTCATGAGGCGGGGACACTTGCTTGTGAGTTTTTAGCCGATGACGAATCTATTGATTTTTGTGTGGTAAATGAGAATGAGCAAGGTGTCAGCCACTTTATTACTCAACATATTCAGCCTTTTTATCAGCGTCGCCTTGGTAGCTTCTTACGAGACACAATCCCAGTAAAAAACACCTAA